A genomic window from Microbacterium sp. H1-D42 includes:
- a CDS encoding PspC domain-containing protein, translated as MTIPTAPPSGDNRFFSWVAGLGIARSEGWIGGVAAGIAARLRIDPLIVRGILVVATLCGLPLILLYAIAWALLPDAEGRIHARTLVHGHYEPAQLGILAGVVIGLMTLWPLSALSLFFRIVTGPYNGYDYGFGGPSGLSIFGFFLGLALVIVLLVFIVRAARRTPGGSPTDPRTASAATVAPVSFVSAGDSGIAAETDGRGADAGGIAFAAMMASAPALERPAEPAEPAQPSDPSDLGAWREQHAAWQQQERAWRDQQQDADRVAREQARREREETAAAFSAEAAERRRVRRDSKPRASFAYVATAIGLALVTGAVVWLWSQTPDAVTVGLALFSASLVLALGMIITGIARRRSGFLAFVTAVTLFGAMIAGIGATVGDVRFGQVQLSNAAPVDLRQPFGFTALWLYPFEEGRSEPITVHKGEGFTQINVDQGVQLDLTATIGDDVSVNWTQVALHADGSSEPGDSGTWTGRPLGDGTNIIHESVTSANDPTAETTVITRAPVTIDQDSGTIYVTYYVRADEETSE; from the coding sequence ATGACGATTCCGACCGCACCGCCGTCCGGCGACAACCGGTTCTTCTCGTGGGTCGCAGGACTCGGCATCGCGCGGTCGGAGGGCTGGATCGGCGGGGTCGCCGCCGGCATCGCCGCCCGCCTGCGCATCGATCCCCTGATCGTCCGCGGCATCCTCGTGGTCGCGACGCTGTGCGGTCTGCCGCTGATCCTGCTGTACGCCATCGCCTGGGCGCTGCTGCCTGACGCCGAGGGCCGCATCCACGCCCGCACACTGGTGCATGGGCACTACGAGCCGGCGCAGCTCGGCATCCTCGCCGGTGTCGTGATCGGGCTGATGACGCTGTGGCCGCTCTCGGCGCTGAGCCTGTTCTTCCGCATCGTCACGGGGCCCTACAACGGGTACGACTACGGTTTCGGCGGCCCGTCAGGCCTCAGCATCTTCGGCTTCTTCCTCGGGCTGGCACTGGTCATCGTGCTGCTCGTCTTCATCGTGCGCGCTGCGCGCCGCACCCCCGGAGGTTCTCCGACCGACCCGCGAACGGCTTCCGCGGCGACGGTCGCTCCGGTCTCGTTCGTCTCAGCCGGCGACTCGGGTATCGCCGCTGAGACGGACGGGCGAGGGGCGGATGCCGGGGGGATCGCATTCGCTGCGATGATGGCATCCGCCCCCGCCCTCGAACGCCCGGCCGAACCGGCCGAACCCGCCCAGCCCTCCGATCCTTCCGACCTCGGCGCCTGGCGTGAGCAGCACGCCGCCTGGCAGCAGCAGGAGCGCGCATGGCGCGACCAGCAGCAGGATGCCGATCGCGTCGCACGCGAGCAGGCTCGCCGCGAACGCGAGGAGACCGCGGCCGCATTCTCGGCCGAGGCGGCCGAGAGACGCCGCGTGCGCAGGGATTCGAAGCCGCGCGCGAGCTTCGCGTACGTCGCCACGGCGATCGGTCTCGCGCTGGTCACCGGTGCGGTCGTGTGGCTGTGGTCGCAGACTCCGGATGCTGTCACGGTCGGCCTTGCGCTGTTCTCGGCCTCCCTCGTGCTGGCGCTCGGCATGATCATCACCGGCATCGCGCGGCGACGCAGCGGCTTCCTGGCTTTCGTCACAGCGGTGACGCTGTTCGGTGCGATGATCGCCGGCATCGGCGCGACGGTGGGCGATGTGAGGTTCGGCCAGGTGCAACTGTCGAATGCCGCACCGGTCGACCTGCGCCAGCCGTTCGGCTTCACAGCTCTTTGGCTGTATCCGTTCGAGGAGGGTCGGTCTGAGCCGATCACGGTGCACAAGGGCGAAGGCTTCACCCAGATCAACGTCGATCAGGGCGTGCAGCTGGATCTCACCGCCACGATCGGCGACGACGTGAGTGTGAACTGGACGCAGGTGGCGCTCCACGCGGATGGCTCCTCCGAGCCCGGTGACAGCGGTACGTGGACCGGCCGGCCGCTCGGCGACGGCACGAACATCATCCACGAGTCCGTCACCTCCGCCAATGATCCGACAGCTGAGACCACCGTGATCACGCGAGCACCGGTCACGATCGACCAGGATTCCGGAACCATCTACGTCACCTACTACGTGCGCGCCGACGAGGAGACCTCCGAATGA
- a CDS encoding ATP-binding protein: protein MSSSAAHAASDAHVAQAAHFAPRPRRVAAPPRPALTRVRECAVSGTAAGVARHLGARVWVVRMLFLALTLLGGAGVLLYVWCWAFMPWEQGESAPSRKVPVAWILLASAVVLELIVLPQVGSGYFYFAGIPQSDLGDLSSFAYDVASLVLVVALLAGAGLWAELVDRTDPARGTRHASIVRGIAVALLVLLLIVLTMRPASPILMLLPILGLLAVFSSSFAHRWRELQGERIRRIREEQRSEMAAHLHDSVLQTLALIQNRAGASSEAARLARAQERELRAWLYDGDAPADSDLATDLRDYAGALELDYPAHIDVVSAGLSTERASGELAAAAREAMLNAARHAGGDVSVYIEGAVTGVDVYIRDRGAGFALSAVPSDRLGVRESIIGRMRRAGGSATVRSDGGGTEVHLWIVGTGTGGVGSPVATAASGSAAVAPASGSASAEESRG from the coding sequence ATGTCCTCTTCCGCCGCGCACGCAGCATCCGATGCGCACGTCGCACAGGCCGCGCACTTCGCGCCGCGTCCGCGCCGCGTCGCCGCCCCGCCGCGCCCCGCACTGACGCGGGTGCGCGAGTGCGCCGTCTCTGGCACCGCCGCCGGCGTCGCCCGCCACCTCGGCGCGCGCGTGTGGGTGGTGCGGATGCTGTTCCTCGCTCTCACGCTGCTCGGTGGCGCCGGTGTGCTGCTGTACGTGTGGTGCTGGGCGTTCATGCCGTGGGAGCAGGGCGAGTCGGCGCCGTCGCGGAAGGTTCCGGTCGCGTGGATCCTGCTGGCGAGCGCCGTCGTGCTCGAACTCATCGTGTTGCCGCAGGTGGGCTCGGGGTACTTCTACTTCGCGGGGATCCCTCAGTCGGATCTCGGTGATCTGTCGTCGTTCGCGTACGACGTGGCTTCACTGGTGCTCGTCGTGGCGCTGCTCGCCGGAGCAGGGCTCTGGGCCGAGCTGGTGGATCGCACCGACCCCGCGCGGGGCACACGGCACGCCAGCATCGTCAGAGGGATCGCCGTGGCGCTGCTCGTGCTGCTGCTCATCGTGCTGACGATGCGACCCGCATCGCCGATCCTGATGCTGCTGCCGATCCTCGGCCTGCTCGCGGTGTTCTCGTCGTCGTTCGCGCATCGCTGGCGTGAGCTGCAGGGCGAGCGCATCCGCCGTATCCGCGAGGAGCAGCGCAGCGAGATGGCCGCGCACCTGCACGATTCGGTGCTGCAGACCCTCGCCCTGATCCAGAACCGTGCCGGGGCGTCGAGCGAGGCTGCGCGCCTGGCCCGCGCGCAGGAGCGCGAGCTGCGGGCATGGCTGTACGACGGAGATGCCCCTGCCGACAGCGACCTGGCCACCGACTTGCGCGACTACGCCGGGGCGCTCGAGCTCGACTACCCCGCGCACATCGATGTGGTCTCGGCTGGACTGTCCACCGAGCGGGCCAGCGGTGAGCTGGCCGCTGCCGCACGCGAAGCGATGCTGAACGCCGCCAGGCACGCGGGCGGCGACGTATCGGTGTACATCGAAGGTGCGGTGACCGGCGTCGACGTCTACATCCGCGACCGCGGTGCCGGGTTCGCCCTGAGTGCGGTGCCGAGTGACCGGCTCGGCGTGCGCGAGTCGATCATCGGTCGGATGCGACGGGCCGGCGGATCCGCGACCGTGCGCAGCGACGGAGGAGGCACCGAAGTGCACCTGTGGATCGTCGGCACGGGGACTGGTGGTGTCGGATCGCCGGTGGCGACGGCTGCGTCGGGATCGGCGGCCGTGGCGCCCGCGTCGGGATCGGCGAGTGCGGAGGAGAGTCGTGGTTGA
- a CDS encoding response regulator transcription factor: MVDSIRVVIVDDHSIFRSGLRADLDATVEVVGEAADVPSAIAVIGETQPDVVLLDVHLPGGGGADATGGETVIRSSTPTSARFLALSVSDAAEDVVRVIRAGARGYITKGSSGIEVSQAVHAVADGDAVFSPRLAGFVLDAFGAVAGETAAVDDELDRLSSREQEVMRLIARGYAYKEVASELFISIKTVETHVSSVLRKLQLSSRHELTVWASERRLL; this comes from the coding sequence GTGGTTGACAGCATCCGAGTGGTGATCGTCGACGACCACTCCATCTTCCGCTCCGGCCTGCGGGCCGACCTCGACGCGACCGTCGAGGTCGTCGGCGAGGCGGCCGACGTGCCGTCGGCGATCGCCGTGATCGGCGAGACGCAACCTGACGTCGTGCTGCTCGATGTGCACCTGCCCGGTGGCGGCGGGGCGGACGCGACTGGCGGCGAGACGGTGATCCGCAGCTCGACGCCGACCAGCGCGCGCTTTCTCGCGCTGAGTGTGTCGGATGCTGCTGAAGACGTCGTGCGCGTGATCCGCGCCGGTGCTCGCGGCTACATCACGAAGGGCTCCTCCGGCATCGAGGTCTCGCAGGCGGTGCATGCCGTCGCAGACGGCGACGCCGTGTTCTCACCGCGTCTGGCTGGATTCGTGCTCGATGCTTTCGGCGCTGTCGCCGGCGAGACCGCGGCTGTCGATGACGAACTCGATCGGCTGTCGTCCCGCGAGCAGGAGGTCATGCGGCTGATCGCCCGCGGATACGCCTACAAAGAGGTCGCGAGCGAGCTGTTCATCTCGATCAAGACCGTCGAGACGCACGTGTCGTCGGTGCTGCGCAAGCTGCAGCTCTCGTCGCGTCACGAGCTCACGGTGTGGGCGTCGGAGCGGCGACTGCTCTAG
- a CDS encoding transferase → MGKNYIDIEDDQGATLRYRKHVNGRGLVAHGAKVNPKAFVEIGAYIEPGARVGAGARIARGAWIEPDAVIGENARIDAHAHIGSGAAVGENAWIGVRTEIGAGARVARGTRIGHDEIVAPGTKVVTDQKGLWLAA, encoded by the coding sequence GTGGGTAAGAACTACATCGATATCGAGGACGACCAGGGCGCGACGCTGCGATATCGCAAGCACGTGAACGGTCGCGGCCTCGTCGCGCATGGTGCGAAGGTGAATCCGAAGGCCTTCGTCGAGATCGGCGCCTATATCGAACCCGGTGCGCGCGTCGGAGCGGGGGCGCGCATCGCCCGTGGCGCGTGGATCGAACCGGATGCCGTGATCGGCGAGAACGCGCGGATCGACGCGCACGCGCACATCGGATCCGGCGCCGCCGTCGGCGAGAACGCCTGGATCGGCGTGCGCACTGAGATCGGCGCAGGCGCGCGGGTCGCACGCGGCACGCGAATCGGGCACGACGAGATCGTGGCACCGGGAACGAAGGTCGTCACCGACCAGAAGGGACTGTGGCTGGCGGCCTGA
- a CDS encoding helix-turn-helix transcriptional regulator produces MDAVELTDRLEALLRSARASGETSATGLDVTREQPDEPPLGEAIATHTDMNQLFSSLQLSATHSVDALDNGDYCAETRGQSPSQTVALATGVRYRVVYSTGIFDQDAHLEATLSAIAQGEDARVFDHVPSRVLIRDGQEVLVIASGYPDAEQLGFHSAHPAVVSYFCEMFDMVWTRAIPVTERRPDIVGILTGDQIQLLRYLVLGRTDASIARSLGVSTRTVQRQIQTIQLRLGARGRFQLGLLVSRFFPSLGNDSQPQTHVEAPAR; encoded by the coding sequence ATGGATGCAGTGGAACTCACCGATCGACTCGAAGCGCTCCTCCGCTCCGCCCGAGCGTCTGGTGAGACGAGCGCGACGGGGCTGGATGTCACACGTGAGCAGCCTGATGAGCCGCCTCTGGGTGAGGCGATAGCTACGCACACGGACATGAATCAGCTGTTCAGCTCTCTCCAGCTCTCGGCGACGCACTCGGTCGACGCGCTCGACAACGGCGACTACTGCGCCGAGACGCGAGGTCAGAGCCCCTCGCAGACCGTCGCACTCGCCACCGGCGTGAGGTATCGGGTCGTGTACTCGACGGGCATCTTCGATCAGGACGCCCATCTCGAGGCGACACTCAGCGCGATAGCGCAGGGGGAGGACGCCCGCGTCTTCGACCATGTTCCCTCGCGGGTGCTCATCCGAGATGGTCAGGAGGTGCTGGTCATCGCCAGCGGGTATCCCGATGCCGAGCAGCTCGGCTTTCACTCAGCGCATCCCGCGGTCGTGAGCTACTTCTGCGAGATGTTCGACATGGTGTGGACCCGCGCGATCCCGGTGACTGAGCGGCGCCCCGACATCGTGGGGATCCTCACCGGTGATCAGATCCAGCTGCTCAGATACCTTGTGCTCGGGCGCACCGATGCCAGCATCGCCCGATCCCTCGGCGTCAGCACCCGCACGGTTCAACGGCAGATTCAGACCATCCAGCTGCGGCTCGGCGCACGGGGAAGATTCCAGTTGGGGCTGTTGGTGAGCCGGTTCTTCCCGAGTCTCGGGAATGACTCCCAACCTCAGACGCACGTGGAGGCCCCGGCGCGTTGA
- a CDS encoding collagenase, producing MLLSVAVCAGIALVSPTAAFGTSAAPDPGQDDSTSAPSYISGLVSPESVEEVAALPPISANTDALRTVAGEPETAPERPSMQQRTASKTMGARAAAAACTTADFAAASPSALSDLITSSTTDCVNTLFSVTGEQAADIFTESKMVAAANALRTVAQSYAGDNSTSAAQLVLFLRAGYYVQYYNSSVVPAFGTALRAAVSGALDEFFGNPRSQDVSDANGETLSEAVTLIDSAELNDRYIHVVKRLLTDYDANYDSSWWMLNAVNGTFTVLFRGHQVPAFVQQVAADTSLLSVLRDFALEHVDLIGGDNAYLVTNAGRELGRFLGDPEVKAAVKPMVKSVLDQTSLDGATSGLWVAVAQMADWYDAADCSYYGTCDLQERIEAHVLPTTHVCSSSITIRAQDMNSAELDDSCASLNAQDAYFHAVAKDPGPVPDDVNTNIEVVVFDSSDDYQTYAGSLFGIDTNNGGMYLEGDPSQANNKARFIAYEAEWLRPDFAIWNLNHEYTHYLDGRFNMHGDFTENISTPTIWWVEGFAEYISYHYRAVPYTEAQQLAATGQYKLSTLFDTTYDHGTDRIYRWGYLAVSFMLNERPDEMQTVLGKYRSGDWAAARSYLKDSIGTADDDAFAAFLAKCAQGDCSADLGGGEQPPQNQAPTAAFTVEADGLTATFTDGSSDTDGQIANRTWSFGDGTTSTEKSPVVTYAETGTFTVKLTVTDDKGATATATRSVTVTAPDTGNPDPDDTWTVPECADPDVRLLGQACGRMGLTAEEGDTAYLLVWVPSGTPQLTVTSGGGSGDADLYVGHSGWASPQNHVARSTSAGNGEQVVIDWPASGWNYVTLLGVEDFANVSVIAHY from the coding sequence TCCGATCTCGGCGAACACCGACGCGCTGCGCACCGTTGCCGGCGAGCCGGAGACCGCGCCAGAGCGGCCTTCGATGCAGCAGCGCACCGCGTCGAAGACGATGGGAGCTCGGGCTGCGGCAGCGGCCTGCACGACCGCCGACTTCGCGGCGGCCTCTCCCTCTGCACTCTCGGATCTCATCACCTCCAGCACGACCGACTGCGTGAACACCCTTTTCTCCGTGACGGGTGAGCAGGCCGCTGATATCTTCACCGAGTCGAAGATGGTCGCGGCGGCGAACGCGCTGAGAACGGTCGCGCAGTCCTATGCGGGTGACAACTCGACGTCCGCGGCTCAACTGGTGCTGTTCCTGCGCGCGGGGTACTACGTGCAGTACTACAACTCCTCCGTCGTCCCCGCCTTCGGCACCGCGCTGCGTGCCGCTGTCAGCGGTGCGCTCGATGAGTTCTTCGGCAACCCGCGGTCGCAGGATGTCAGCGACGCGAACGGAGAGACGCTTTCCGAGGCCGTGACGCTCATCGACAGCGCCGAACTCAATGACCGCTACATCCACGTCGTGAAGCGGCTGCTGACCGACTACGACGCGAATTACGATTCTTCCTGGTGGATGCTGAATGCCGTCAACGGCACATTCACAGTGCTGTTCCGAGGGCATCAGGTACCCGCGTTCGTCCAGCAGGTCGCCGCTGACACCTCGCTGCTGAGCGTTCTGCGCGACTTCGCGCTCGAGCATGTCGATCTGATCGGCGGCGACAATGCGTACCTCGTGACCAACGCGGGTCGCGAACTGGGTCGATTCCTCGGCGATCCCGAGGTGAAGGCCGCTGTGAAGCCGATGGTGAAGTCCGTGCTCGATCAGACATCCCTCGACGGCGCGACTTCTGGCCTCTGGGTCGCTGTCGCGCAGATGGCTGACTGGTATGACGCCGCGGACTGCAGCTACTACGGCACGTGCGATCTGCAGGAGCGCATCGAAGCACACGTGCTGCCGACGACCCACGTCTGCAGCTCGAGCATCACGATTCGCGCACAGGACATGAACTCGGCAGAGCTGGACGACAGTTGCGCGAGCCTCAACGCGCAGGACGCCTACTTCCACGCCGTCGCGAAGGATCCCGGCCCCGTGCCGGACGACGTGAACACCAACATCGAAGTGGTGGTCTTCGACTCAAGCGACGACTACCAGACGTACGCCGGCTCACTGTTCGGAATCGACACGAACAACGGCGGCATGTACCTGGAGGGCGACCCTTCGCAGGCGAACAACAAGGCTCGCTTCATCGCCTACGAAGCCGAGTGGCTCCGGCCCGACTTCGCCATCTGGAACCTCAACCACGAGTACACGCACTACCTCGACGGCCGGTTCAACATGCACGGCGACTTCACCGAGAACATCTCGACACCGACGATCTGGTGGGTCGAAGGCTTCGCAGAGTACATCTCGTACCACTACCGCGCGGTGCCGTACACGGAAGCACAGCAGCTCGCGGCGACAGGGCAGTACAAGCTCAGCACCCTGTTCGACACGACGTACGACCATGGCACTGATCGCATCTACCGCTGGGGCTACCTGGCAGTCAGCTTCATGCTGAACGAGCGCCCGGACGAGATGCAGACCGTACTCGGCAAGTACCGCTCGGGTGACTGGGCCGCCGCCCGCAGTTATCTGAAGGACAGCATCGGCACCGCGGACGACGACGCGTTCGCTGCATTCCTCGCCAAATGCGCGCAGGGTGACTGTTCGGCAGATCTCGGCGGAGGCGAGCAGCCGCCGCAGAACCAGGCTCCGACTGCGGCCTTCACGGTCGAGGCTGATGGTCTGACAGCGACGTTCACCGACGGTTCCAGCGACACCGACGGCCAGATCGCGAACCGCACCTGGAGCTTCGGAGACGGAACGACCTCCACCGAGAAGAGCCCAGTCGTCACTTACGCAGAAACGGGCACGTTCACCGTGAAGCTCACCGTCACCGATGACAAGGGCGCGACGGCCACAGCCACGCGCTCGGTGACCGTCACGGCGCCAGACACGGGCAACCCCGACCCCGATGACACGTGGACGGTTCCGGAATGCGCCGATCCCGACGTGCGACTGCTCGGTCAGGCGTGCGGACGAATGGGGCTCACCGCCGAGGAGGGCGACACCGCGTACCTGCTCGTGTGGGTTCCGTCCGGCACCCCGCAGCTGACTGTCACGTCGGGCGGAGGGAGCGGTGACGCCGATCTCTACGTCGGTCACTCTGGTTGGGCCAGCCCCCAGAACCACGTGGCGCGCTCAACCAGTGCCGGTAACGGCGAGCAGGTCGTGATCGACTGGCCAGCGTCGGGATGGAACTACGTCACGCTGCTGGGAGTCGAGGACTTCGCGAATGTGAGCGTCATCGCCCACTACTGA